A genomic segment from Oncorhynchus clarkii lewisi isolate Uvic-CL-2024 chromosome 14, UVic_Ocla_1.0, whole genome shotgun sequence encodes:
- the LOC139366322 gene encoding nuclear cap-binding protein subunit 1 isoform X2 → MSRRRHSDGDDGGQSHKRRRTSEPVEIEDRLESLICRVGEKSTSSLESNLEGLAGVLEADLPNYKNKILRILCAVARLLPEKLTVYTTLVGLLNARNYNFGGEFVEAMIRQLKETLKANLYTEALYLVRFLCDLVNCHVIAAPSMVAMFENFVSVTQEEDVPQVRSDWFVYAVLSSLPWVGKELDEKKDVEMDRLLNQIDGYLKRRLKTHVPMLQVWTAEKPHPQEEYLDCLYAQIQKLKKDRWQERHILRPYIAFDSVLCEALQHNLPPFTPPAHMPDCQYPMPRVIFRMFDYTDAPEGPVMPGSHSVERFVIEDNLHNIIKSHWKERKSCAAQLLSYPGKNKIPLNYHIVEVIFGELFQLPCPPHIDVMYTTLLIELCKLQPGSLPQVLAQATEMMYVRLDTMNTICIDRLLNWFSHHLSNFQFRWSWDDWVDCLALDADKPKPKFVKEVLEKCMRLSYHQRIVDIVPPTFSGLIPADPIFFYKYQDEANSALPGYAVAIAVGNAIKNRASNEEILTVLKDVPNPNQEDDNDEGEGFNPLKIEVFLQTLLHLAAKSFSHSFSALAKFHEILKALTDCDEGKLHILRVVYEVWKNHPQMVSVLVDKLIRTQIVDCAAVANWLFSPSMAHEFTRFYVWEILHSTIRKMNKHVQKIQKELEEAKDKLERQQHKKKDSGDEEDMEKNSEDEDGQLEEQIERLQEKVESAQSEQKNLFLVIFQRFIMMLTEHLVRCETGSVDFSTPWYKNCIERLQQIFLMHHVTIQQYMGTLENLLFTAELDHHILAVYQQFCALQL, encoded by the exons ATGTCTAGAAGACGGCACAGTGACGGAGATGATG GCGGCCAGTCTCACAAAAGAAGGAGAACATCTGAGCCCGTTGAGATTGAGGATCGCCTGGAATCACTGATATGTCGGGTGGGAGAAAAG AGTACCTCTTCCCTGGAAAGCAACTTGGAAGGTCTCGCAGGTGTATTGGAAGCGGACCTCCCCAATTACAAAAACAAAATCCTGCGCATCTTGTGTGCTGT GGCTCGACTTCTACCCGAGAAGCTGACCGTCTACACAACACTAGTGGGCCTTCTCAATGCCAGGAACTACAACTTTGGCGGGGAGTTTGTGGAGGCCATGATCAGACAACTTAAAGAGACCTTGAAGGCCAACCTCTACACCGAAGCTCTTTACCTG GTGCGCTTCCTCTGTGACCTGGTGAACTGCCACGTGATCGCTGCCCCCTCCATGGTGGCCATGTTTGAGAACTTTGTTAGCGTCACTCAGGAGGAGGATGTTCCGCAG GTGCGTTCAGACTGGTTTGTCTATGCTGTACTCTCCAGTCTCCCCTGGGTTGGGAAGGAGCTTGATGAGAAGAAGGACGTGGAGATGGACCGGCTCCTCAACCAGATTGACGGTTATCTCAA GAGGCGACTGAAGACTCATGTCCCCATGCTTCAGGTTTGGACGGCAGAGAAGCCACACCCACAAGAAGAG taccTGGACTGCCTGTACGCTCAGATCCAGAAGCTAAAGAAGGACCGCTGGCAGGAGCGCCACATCCTGCGGCCGTACATTGCCTTTGACAGCGTGCTGTGCGAGGCCCTGCAGCACAACCTGCCACCTTTCACCCCACCAGCCCACATGCCCGACTGCCAGTACCCCATGCCCCGCGTTATCTTTCGCATGTTCGATTACACCGATGCCCCCGAG GGCCCTGTCATGCCAGGCAGCCACTCTGTGGAGAGGTTTGTTATTGAGGATAACCTTCACAACATCATCAAGTCCCactggaaagagaggaagagctg tGCTGCGCAGTTGCTGAGCTATCCAGGGAAAAACAAGATCCCACTCAACTATCACATTGTGGAG GTGATCTTTGGAGAGCTCTTCCAGCTGCCCTGTCCCCCCCACATCGACGTCATGTACACCACGCTGCTCATTGAGCTCTGCAAGCTGCAGCCAGGCTCCCTGCCACAAGTT TTGGCCCAAGCCACAGAGATGATGTACGTGAGGTTGGACACCATGAACACTATTTGCATAGACCGACTCCTCAACTGGTTCTCCCACCATTTGAGCAACTTTCAGTTCCGATGGAGCTGGGACGACTG GGTGGACTGTTTGGCCCTGGATGCAGACAAGCCCAAGCCCAAGTTTGTCAAGGAGGTTCTGGAGAAATGCATGAG GCTCTCCTATCATCAGCGGATAGTGGACATCGTCCCTCCCACTTTCTCAGGACTCATCCCAGCCGACCCCATCTTCTTTTACAAATACCAAGATGAGGCCAACA GTGCGCTGCCAGGCTATGCGGTGGCCATAGCGGTGGGCAACGCCATCAAGAACCGGGCCTCCAACGAGGAGATACTCACCGTGCTCAAAGACGTGCCGAACCCCAACCAGGAAGATGACAACG ATGAGGGCGAGGGCTTCAACCCCCTGAAGATAGAGGTGTTCCTGCAGACCCTCCTCCATCTGGCTGCCAAGTCCTTCAGTCACTCCTTCAGTGCCCTGGCCAA GTTCCATGAGATCCTGAAAGCCCTGACGGACTGTGACGAGGGCAAGCTGCATATCCTCCGGGTGGTCTACGAGGTCTGGAAGAACCACCCACAG atGGTCTCTGTGCTGGTGGACAAGTTGATCCGTACACAGATTGTGGATTGTGCAGCCGTAGCCAACTGGCTCTTCTCTCCTAGCATGGCTCATGAGTTTACCAG GTTTTACGTGTGGGAGATTCTGCACTCCACCATCCGTAAGATGAACAAACACGTCCAGAAGATTCAGAAAGAGCTGGAAGAGGCCAAGGATAAGCTGGAGAGGCAACAGCATAAAAAG AAGGACAGTGGAGACGAGGAAGACATGGAGAAGAACAGTGAGGATGAGGACGGTCAGCTGGAGGAGCAGATAGAGCGTCTGCAGGAAAAGGTGGAGTCGGCCCAGAGTGAGCAGAAGAACCTTTTCCTGGTCATCTTCCAG CGCTTCATCATGATGCTGACGGAGCACCTGGTGCGCTGCGAGACAGGCAGTGTGGACTTCAGCACGCCCTGGTACAAGAATTGCATTGAGAGGCTGCAGCAAATCTTCCTCATG CACCATGTGACAATCCAGCAGTACATGGGGACACTGGAGAACCTGCTGTTCACCGCCGAGCTCGACCATCACATCCTAGCTGTGTACCAGCAGTTCTGTGCCCTGCAGCTCTGA
- the LOC139366322 gene encoding nuclear cap-binding protein subunit 1 isoform X1: MSRRRHSDGDDGGQSHKRRRTSEPVEIEDRLESLICRVGEKSTSSLESNLEGLAGVLEADLPNYKNKILRILCAVARLLPEKLTVYTTLVGLLNARNYNFGGEFVEAMIRQLKETLKANLYTEALYLVRFLCDLVNCHVIAAPSMVAMFENFVSVTQEEDVPQVRSDWFVYAVLSSLPWVGKELDEKKDVEMDRLLNQIDGYLKRRLKTHVPMLQVWTAEKPHPQEEYLDCLYAQIQKLKKDRWQERHILRPYIAFDSVLCEALQHNLPPFTPPAHMPDCQYPMPRVIFRMFDYTDAPEGPVMPGSHSVERFVIEDNLHNIIKSHWKERKSCAAQLLSYPGKNKIPLNYHIVEVIFGELFQLPCPPHIDVMYTTLLIELCKLQPGSLPQVLAQATEMMYVRLDTMNTICIDRLLNWFSHHLSNFQFRWSWDDWVDCLALDADKPKPKFVKEVLEKCMRLSYHQRIVDIVPPTFSGLIPADPIFFYKYQDEANSALPGYAVAIAVGNAIKNRASNEEILTVLKDVPNPNQEDDNDEGEGFNPLKIEVFLQTLLHLAAKSFSHSFSALAKFHEILKALTDCDEGKLHILRVVYEVWKNHPQMVSVLVDKLIRTQIVDCAAVANWLFSPSMAHEFTRFYVWEILHSTIRKMNKHVQKIQKELEEAKDKLERQQHKKQKDSGDEEDMEKNSEDEDGQLEEQIERLQEKVESAQSEQKNLFLVIFQRFIMMLTEHLVRCETGSVDFSTPWYKNCIERLQQIFLMHHVTIQQYMGTLENLLFTAELDHHILAVYQQFCALQL; the protein is encoded by the exons ATGTCTAGAAGACGGCACAGTGACGGAGATGATG GCGGCCAGTCTCACAAAAGAAGGAGAACATCTGAGCCCGTTGAGATTGAGGATCGCCTGGAATCACTGATATGTCGGGTGGGAGAAAAG AGTACCTCTTCCCTGGAAAGCAACTTGGAAGGTCTCGCAGGTGTATTGGAAGCGGACCTCCCCAATTACAAAAACAAAATCCTGCGCATCTTGTGTGCTGT GGCTCGACTTCTACCCGAGAAGCTGACCGTCTACACAACACTAGTGGGCCTTCTCAATGCCAGGAACTACAACTTTGGCGGGGAGTTTGTGGAGGCCATGATCAGACAACTTAAAGAGACCTTGAAGGCCAACCTCTACACCGAAGCTCTTTACCTG GTGCGCTTCCTCTGTGACCTGGTGAACTGCCACGTGATCGCTGCCCCCTCCATGGTGGCCATGTTTGAGAACTTTGTTAGCGTCACTCAGGAGGAGGATGTTCCGCAG GTGCGTTCAGACTGGTTTGTCTATGCTGTACTCTCCAGTCTCCCCTGGGTTGGGAAGGAGCTTGATGAGAAGAAGGACGTGGAGATGGACCGGCTCCTCAACCAGATTGACGGTTATCTCAA GAGGCGACTGAAGACTCATGTCCCCATGCTTCAGGTTTGGACGGCAGAGAAGCCACACCCACAAGAAGAG taccTGGACTGCCTGTACGCTCAGATCCAGAAGCTAAAGAAGGACCGCTGGCAGGAGCGCCACATCCTGCGGCCGTACATTGCCTTTGACAGCGTGCTGTGCGAGGCCCTGCAGCACAACCTGCCACCTTTCACCCCACCAGCCCACATGCCCGACTGCCAGTACCCCATGCCCCGCGTTATCTTTCGCATGTTCGATTACACCGATGCCCCCGAG GGCCCTGTCATGCCAGGCAGCCACTCTGTGGAGAGGTTTGTTATTGAGGATAACCTTCACAACATCATCAAGTCCCactggaaagagaggaagagctg tGCTGCGCAGTTGCTGAGCTATCCAGGGAAAAACAAGATCCCACTCAACTATCACATTGTGGAG GTGATCTTTGGAGAGCTCTTCCAGCTGCCCTGTCCCCCCCACATCGACGTCATGTACACCACGCTGCTCATTGAGCTCTGCAAGCTGCAGCCAGGCTCCCTGCCACAAGTT TTGGCCCAAGCCACAGAGATGATGTACGTGAGGTTGGACACCATGAACACTATTTGCATAGACCGACTCCTCAACTGGTTCTCCCACCATTTGAGCAACTTTCAGTTCCGATGGAGCTGGGACGACTG GGTGGACTGTTTGGCCCTGGATGCAGACAAGCCCAAGCCCAAGTTTGTCAAGGAGGTTCTGGAGAAATGCATGAG GCTCTCCTATCATCAGCGGATAGTGGACATCGTCCCTCCCACTTTCTCAGGACTCATCCCAGCCGACCCCATCTTCTTTTACAAATACCAAGATGAGGCCAACA GTGCGCTGCCAGGCTATGCGGTGGCCATAGCGGTGGGCAACGCCATCAAGAACCGGGCCTCCAACGAGGAGATACTCACCGTGCTCAAAGACGTGCCGAACCCCAACCAGGAAGATGACAACG ATGAGGGCGAGGGCTTCAACCCCCTGAAGATAGAGGTGTTCCTGCAGACCCTCCTCCATCTGGCTGCCAAGTCCTTCAGTCACTCCTTCAGTGCCCTGGCCAA GTTCCATGAGATCCTGAAAGCCCTGACGGACTGTGACGAGGGCAAGCTGCATATCCTCCGGGTGGTCTACGAGGTCTGGAAGAACCACCCACAG atGGTCTCTGTGCTGGTGGACAAGTTGATCCGTACACAGATTGTGGATTGTGCAGCCGTAGCCAACTGGCTCTTCTCTCCTAGCATGGCTCATGAGTTTACCAG GTTTTACGTGTGGGAGATTCTGCACTCCACCATCCGTAAGATGAACAAACACGTCCAGAAGATTCAGAAAGAGCTGGAAGAGGCCAAGGATAAGCTGGAGAGGCAACAGCATAAAAAG caGAAGGACAGTGGAGACGAGGAAGACATGGAGAAGAACAGTGAGGATGAGGACGGTCAGCTGGAGGAGCAGATAGAGCGTCTGCAGGAAAAGGTGGAGTCGGCCCAGAGTGAGCAGAAGAACCTTTTCCTGGTCATCTTCCAG CGCTTCATCATGATGCTGACGGAGCACCTGGTGCGCTGCGAGACAGGCAGTGTGGACTTCAGCACGCCCTGGTACAAGAATTGCATTGAGAGGCTGCAGCAAATCTTCCTCATG CACCATGTGACAATCCAGCAGTACATGGGGACACTGGAGAACCTGCTGTTCACCGCCGAGCTCGACCATCACATCCTAGCTGTGTACCAGCAGTTCTGTGCCCTGCAGCTCTGA
- the LOC139366324 gene encoding thiosulfate sulfurtransferase/rhodanese-like domain-containing protein 2 isoform X1 produces MTTDDVMACDELINIDVDTIAPHGFKQEKPQLSATLRRYYSFCKRRTFGTFVASKIASYHDMAESPTTVWNCCGQTFKEPPSIHKHVARTHDTDIQKLTKSTFEILLSLNEKEAASQQQSTEKEPVDIFSWIPDTSHITDDQLHNGPGEVLLLYCYCPLADPPLICAWQKALCEKLQLTGKVRVATEGINGTVGGTKVATDLYIKAMCSHPIFKIMEKEDFKTSDGGAECFSNLRVGVYKEIVPMGVDPDALSYRLAGAHLEPEEFHKEVEALLSKGDSCNDTILLDCRNFYESKIGQFSQCLAPNIRKFSYFPDYVDQNLDLFRDKKVLMYCTGGIRCERGSAYLRSKDVCKDVYQLKGGIHKYMEQFPEGFYRGKLFVFDERYAISSNSDIISECRYCGSPWDQYQLCSTHFCCQLVLSCSACRQGGHTACCPTCQTKGQGEEPSATPTQREECECTDGRPRIPQDAL; encoded by the exons ATGACAACCGATGATGTTATGGCTTGCGATGAGTTAATTAACATAGATGTTGACACCATTGCACCCCATGGTTTTAAACAAGAGAAACCCCAACTTTCTGCAACTTTACGAAGGTACTACTCATTCTGTAAGAGGAGG ACATTTGGTACATTCGTGGCATCCAAAATAGCTTCATATCATGACATGGCAGAGTCTCCAACAACAGTTTGGAATTGCTGTGGCCAGACCTTTAAGGAACCTCCTTCTATCCACAAACATGTGGCAAGGACTCATGACACTGACATTCAGAAGCTTACCAAGTCCACATTTGAGATTCTACTGAGCCTGAATGAGAAAGAAGCTGCTTCACAACAACAATCAACAGAGAAAGAGCCAGTTGACATCTTCTCCTGGATACCTGACACTAGTCACATCACCGATGACCAACTACACAA TGGCCCAGGTGAGGTTCTTCTGCTCTACTGCTACTGTCCGCTGGCAGATCCACCGCTCATCTGTGCTTGGCAGAAGGCCCTTTGTGAAAAACTCCAGTTAACTGGCAAG GTGAGGGTGGCAACAGAGGGGATAAATGGAACAGTTGGGGGCACAAAAGTGGCGACGGACTTGTACATAAAGGCAATGTGCTCCCATCCCATCTTCAAGATAATGGAAAAAGAAGACTTTAAG ACCAGTGATGGGGGTGCAGAGTGTTTCTCTAACCTTCGAGTTGGAGTTTACAAGGAAATAGTGCCAATGGGAGTGGACCCAGATGCCCTCTCCTACAGACTAGCCG GTGCTCACCTGGAACCTGAAGAATTCCACAAAGAAGTGGAGGCTCTTTTGTCTAAAGGTGACTCTTGCAATGATACAATACTGCTGGACTGCCGGAACTTCTATGAGAGTAAAATT GGGCAGTTCAGCCAATGTTTGGCCCCCAACATCCGAAAATTCAGTTACTTCCCCGATTACGTTGACCAGAACCTTGATCTCTTTCGAGACAAGAAGGTCCTGATGTACTGTACCGGCGGCATTCGCTGTGAACGCGGCTCAGCCTATCTCCGCTCAAAA GATGTGTGTAAGGATGTTTATCAGCTGAAAGGTGGCATTCATAAGTACATGGAACAATTCCCTGAGGGCTTCTATCGCGGCAAACTGTTTGTGTTTGACGAGCGCTATGCCATCTCCTCCAACAGTGACATCATCTCTG AGTGCAGATACTGCGGCTCTCCGTGGGACCAGTACCAGCTGTGCTCCACCCACTTCTGCTGCCAGCTGGTCCTTTCCTGCTCTGCCTGCAGACAGGGGGGCCACACCGCCTGCTGTCCCACCTGCCAGACCAAGGGCCAGGGAGAAGAGCCCTCTGCcacacctacacagagagaggagtgtgagTGCACAGATGGGCGGCCCAGGATCCCCCAGGATGCATTGTGA
- the LOC139366324 gene encoding thiosulfate sulfurtransferase/rhodanese-like domain-containing protein 2 isoform X2: MTTDDVMACDELINIDVDTIAPHGFKQEKPQLSATLRRYYSFCKRRTFGTFVASKIASYHDMAESPTTVWNCCGQTFKEPPSIHKHVARTHDTDIQKLTKSTFEILLSLNEKEAASQQQSTEKEPVDIFSWIPDTSHITDDQLHNGPGEVLLLYCYCPLADPPLICAWQKALCEKLQLTGKTSDGGAECFSNLRVGVYKEIVPMGVDPDALSYRLAGAHLEPEEFHKEVEALLSKGDSCNDTILLDCRNFYESKIGQFSQCLAPNIRKFSYFPDYVDQNLDLFRDKKVLMYCTGGIRCERGSAYLRSKDVCKDVYQLKGGIHKYMEQFPEGFYRGKLFVFDERYAISSNSDIISECRYCGSPWDQYQLCSTHFCCQLVLSCSACRQGGHTACCPTCQTKGQGEEPSATPTQREECECTDGRPRIPQDAL, translated from the exons ATGACAACCGATGATGTTATGGCTTGCGATGAGTTAATTAACATAGATGTTGACACCATTGCACCCCATGGTTTTAAACAAGAGAAACCCCAACTTTCTGCAACTTTACGAAGGTACTACTCATTCTGTAAGAGGAGG ACATTTGGTACATTCGTGGCATCCAAAATAGCTTCATATCATGACATGGCAGAGTCTCCAACAACAGTTTGGAATTGCTGTGGCCAGACCTTTAAGGAACCTCCTTCTATCCACAAACATGTGGCAAGGACTCATGACACTGACATTCAGAAGCTTACCAAGTCCACATTTGAGATTCTACTGAGCCTGAATGAGAAAGAAGCTGCTTCACAACAACAATCAACAGAGAAAGAGCCAGTTGACATCTTCTCCTGGATACCTGACACTAGTCACATCACCGATGACCAACTACACAA TGGCCCAGGTGAGGTTCTTCTGCTCTACTGCTACTGTCCGCTGGCAGATCCACCGCTCATCTGTGCTTGGCAGAAGGCCCTTTGTGAAAAACTCCAGTTAACTGGCAAG ACCAGTGATGGGGGTGCAGAGTGTTTCTCTAACCTTCGAGTTGGAGTTTACAAGGAAATAGTGCCAATGGGAGTGGACCCAGATGCCCTCTCCTACAGACTAGCCG GTGCTCACCTGGAACCTGAAGAATTCCACAAAGAAGTGGAGGCTCTTTTGTCTAAAGGTGACTCTTGCAATGATACAATACTGCTGGACTGCCGGAACTTCTATGAGAGTAAAATT GGGCAGTTCAGCCAATGTTTGGCCCCCAACATCCGAAAATTCAGTTACTTCCCCGATTACGTTGACCAGAACCTTGATCTCTTTCGAGACAAGAAGGTCCTGATGTACTGTACCGGCGGCATTCGCTGTGAACGCGGCTCAGCCTATCTCCGCTCAAAA GATGTGTGTAAGGATGTTTATCAGCTGAAAGGTGGCATTCATAAGTACATGGAACAATTCCCTGAGGGCTTCTATCGCGGCAAACTGTTTGTGTTTGACGAGCGCTATGCCATCTCCTCCAACAGTGACATCATCTCTG AGTGCAGATACTGCGGCTCTCCGTGGGACCAGTACCAGCTGTGCTCCACCCACTTCTGCTGCCAGCTGGTCCTTTCCTGCTCTGCCTGCAGACAGGGGGGCCACACCGCCTGCTGTCCCACCTGCCAGACCAAGGGCCAGGGAGAAGAGCCCTCTGCcacacctacacagagagaggagtgtgagTGCACAGATGGGCGGCCCAGGATCCCCCAGGATGCATTGTGA